From Paenibacillus polymyxa, the proteins below share one genomic window:
- a CDS encoding epoxide hydrolase N-terminal domain-containing protein codes for MNREAWLNRFPQFIEQVNGFDIHFVHVRGEGTSERPLLLTHRWPGSFVEMLELIPYPKLFAEHLNRFFHSLSI; via the coding sequence GTGAACAGGGAAGCATGGCTAAACCGTTTCCCACAGTTTATTGAACAGGTGAACGGCTTCGACATACACTTTGTGCACGTTCGAGGTGAAGGGACATCCGAGCGACCACTGTTGCTGACTCATAGGTGGCCAGGATCATTCGTAGAGATGTTAGAACTAATCCCTTATCCTAAATTGTTTGCCGAGCATCTAAATCGTTTTTTTCATTCATTAAGCATCTGA
- a CDS encoding LysR family transcriptional regulator, with protein sequence MLPCSRQEIGGELFTYERRHLKLSPLGSELIPLAEDLLATHDQIRNIRSNQEVKSVVRVAAPESLTISRLSPIIREFSLKYPHVKFILTNGTCEQNQVDLISGRVDVALMVYPEIHPEKCIHYSLVKENIVLVCNNDGPYHFDEYKRENTNHCFITNEEGILDKDQERSIPDYGYVLVEIIALASLFQNCSNFSSTPRRLKNHENCNFIFHLGFVSIVDDHLNRFTVRNEPI encoded by the coding sequence ATGCTTCCCTGTTCACGCCAAGAGATTGGCGGGGAGCTTTTCACTTACGAGAGAAGGCATCTGAAGCTCAGCCCATTAGGGAGTGAATTAATACCTCTAGCAGAAGATCTACTGGCTACTCATGACCAGATTAGAAATATACGAAGCAACCAGGAGGTTAAAAGCGTTGTAAGGGTGGCTGCACCAGAGTCTTTAACGATTTCTAGATTAAGTCCGATTATTAGGGAGTTCTCTTTAAAATATCCTCATGTCAAATTCATCCTTACCAACGGTACATGTGAACAAAACCAGGTTGACTTAATTAGTGGACGTGTAGATGTGGCTTTGATGGTCTACCCGGAAATACATCCGGAAAAATGCATTCATTATTCTTTGGTCAAGGAGAACATTGTCCTGGTGTGCAACAATGACGGTCCATACCATTTTGATGAATACAAGCGAGAGAACACCAACCATTGTTTTATTACGAATGAAGAAGGCATTTTAGATAAAGACCAAGAACGCTCAATACCTGACTACGGGTATGTATTGGTGGAGATAATAGCATTAGCTTCCCTATTTCAGAACTGTAGTAATTTCAGTTCCACACCAAGGAGACTTAAGAACCATGAAAATTGTAATTTTATATTTCATCTTGGCTTTGTTAGCATTGTCGATGACCATCTTAATCGATTTACTGTCAGGAATGAGCCTATTTGA
- a CDS encoding GerAB/ArcD/ProY family transporter, with protein sequence MKKEVIGTNQLFAMIILFELGTAIVIPIGLETGHTIWLSILLALPGGVLLYLIFHDLYCQYPNLIISGYTQKILGKTIGWPLSFLYIPVLVFNGSRILRESGDLLIAASYDQTPVFIINAIMVTAVIYILNKGVEVFFRTSEIYLIVIFFMGFICFFVVIATGLVDFKNLFPLHAVDWKQALRSAFPNILTFPFGELICMTTIFPHLQKSCQSRKTGIAAIVLSGILLCSTHAIEISVLGKNIYERSTFPMYTTITLVNLANFIQRLDALVILTLIIGVFFKMTLYCYAVIAVTADLFKVQDTRRLAIPVGVVVLFGSLISAENYPRHLEEGAFFLRYILSVLFTAIPILLFVVHRVRKRLGLLR encoded by the coding sequence ATGAAAAAAGAAGTTATTGGTACAAATCAATTGTTTGCCATGATTATTTTATTTGAATTAGGAACGGCCATTGTGATTCCCATCGGGCTTGAAACTGGACATACTATATGGTTATCGATCCTTCTAGCTTTGCCTGGGGGAGTGCTTTTGTATCTGATATTTCATGATTTGTACTGTCAATATCCTAATCTGATCATCAGCGGATATACCCAAAAAATCCTGGGTAAAACTATTGGGTGGCCATTGAGTTTTCTGTACATTCCTGTTTTAGTGTTTAATGGGTCCAGAATCTTGCGCGAATCCGGTGACCTGCTGATCGCTGCTTCCTATGACCAAACGCCGGTATTCATAATCAATGCCATTATGGTCACTGCTGTCATATATATTCTGAATAAGGGGGTTGAAGTGTTTTTTAGAACGTCAGAAATTTATCTGATAGTTATTTTTTTCATGGGTTTCATATGTTTTTTTGTCGTGATTGCTACGGGGCTGGTTGATTTTAAAAATCTGTTTCCGCTGCATGCTGTGGATTGGAAGCAGGCTCTTAGGTCGGCTTTTCCCAATATTTTAACTTTCCCTTTTGGCGAGCTGATCTGCATGACTACAATTTTCCCTCATCTGCAAAAATCTTGTCAGTCCCGAAAAACAGGGATTGCGGCTATCGTTTTAAGCGGCATCCTGCTTTGTTCTACACATGCTATCGAAATTTCAGTACTTGGAAAAAATATATATGAGAGAAGTACCTTTCCCATGTACACTACGATAACACTGGTTAACCTGGCAAATTTTATCCAACGGTTGGATGCTCTTGTTATTTTAACTTTAATTATAGGAGTATTCTTTAAAATGACCCTCTATTGTTACGCCGTCATAGCTGTGACTGCGGACTTATTCAAAGTACAAGATACCCGAAGACTGGCCATTCCTGTTGGTGTTGTTGTTCTGTTTGGTTCGCTGATCAGTGCGGAGAATTATCCAAGGCATTTGGAAGAGGGAGCATTCTTTTTGCGCTATATCCTGTCTGTTCTATTCACGGCCATTCCCATTCTGTTGTTCGTTGTCCACCGGGTACGCAAAAGATTAGGGCTATTGCGATAA
- a CDS encoding spore germination protein → MMPSNEDPLISMNLANNLKEIRSRLGNSPDIIIRKFELVTSHIEVAAVYLNGLNDKNIVDEFITHIMAFDTPNWGGPEVKSVSGIYQFMKDKALSIGEEKVLNDWKELFEALLSGNTIILVDGMAKSISGNTSGGEVRAVTEASTQVAIRGSKESFTESIGTNLSLVRRRIKNVNLWIETMKIGAVTQTDVAIMYINGIAKESTIQNLKQKLQGIRIDSILESGYIEQLIEENKYSPFPTLYNTERPDSVAGNLLEGRIAIFVDGTPFVLIAPTTFFMFFHAVEDYYQRYDISSLIRLLRFMCLAISLLGPGLFVAALNFHQEMIPTPLLINLASQRENVPFPTFIEILLLEVTFEIIREAGVRMPSPIGQTVSIIGGLVIGQAAVQAGIVTPAIVIAVSLTGISSLATPAFNMALSVRILRFVIMFIAAFMGLYGVCVFSFIMIAHMCSLSSLGVPYMSPMGPFIAQNQHDAFFRLPFQFMKTRPRLISQKKPNKRIR, encoded by the coding sequence ATGATGCCCAGTAATGAAGACCCCTTGATCTCCATGAATTTAGCAAACAACTTGAAGGAAATCAGGTCCCGGCTTGGAAACAGCCCTGATATTATTATTCGTAAATTTGAGCTGGTAACTTCACATATAGAGGTGGCTGCTGTATATCTCAACGGTTTAAATGATAAAAACATCGTCGATGAGTTTATTACGCACATTATGGCCTTTGACACTCCCAACTGGGGAGGTCCGGAAGTCAAATCGGTAAGCGGAATTTATCAATTTATGAAAGACAAAGCCTTGAGTATCGGTGAAGAAAAAGTACTTAATGACTGGAAGGAGCTTTTTGAAGCCCTTTTATCTGGAAATACGATAATTCTAGTGGATGGAATGGCCAAATCTATTAGCGGGAACACCAGCGGGGGCGAGGTCAGAGCGGTCACAGAGGCTTCTACCCAGGTAGCCATCCGCGGTTCCAAAGAAAGTTTTACGGAATCCATTGGGACAAATCTCTCCCTGGTCCGCCGGAGGATAAAAAACGTCAATCTATGGATTGAAACGATGAAAATCGGTGCTGTTACACAAACAGATGTGGCTATCATGTACATAAACGGCATCGCAAAAGAATCGACCATACAGAACCTAAAGCAAAAGTTACAGGGTATCCGTATCGATTCCATTCTGGAATCAGGGTACATAGAGCAGCTAATTGAAGAAAACAAATATTCACCTTTTCCAACACTCTATAATACCGAGCGTCCGGACAGTGTAGCAGGTAATCTGCTGGAGGGGCGAATTGCCATTTTTGTTGATGGAACGCCCTTCGTGCTAATTGCGCCTACTACCTTTTTTATGTTTTTTCATGCAGTTGAAGATTACTACCAGCGATATGACATCTCATCCTTGATCCGGTTATTGAGATTTATGTGTCTGGCGATTTCTTTGTTAGGCCCCGGTCTGTTTGTGGCAGCTCTGAACTTTCATCAGGAAATGATCCCGACCCCGCTGTTGATTAATCTGGCCTCCCAGAGAGAAAATGTACCCTTCCCTACTTTTATTGAGATACTCCTGCTTGAAGTGACGTTTGAGATTATCCGTGAAGCTGGCGTTCGAATGCCAAGCCCAATTGGACAGACAGTATCGATTATCGGAGGGTTGGTAATTGGGCAGGCAGCGGTGCAGGCAGGCATTGTTACTCCAGCCATAGTCATCGCTGTCTCTCTCACGGGTATTTCCAGTCTTGCCACCCCGGCGTTCAACATGGCTCTTTCGGTGCGAATTCTTCGATTCGTCATTATGTTCATAGCGGCATTTATGGGGCTCTACGGCGTGTGCGTGTTTAGCTTTATAATGATTGCGCATATGTGTAGTCTAAGCTCCTTAGGGGTTCCGTATATGTCTCCTATGGGTCCGTTTATAGCCCAGAATCAGCATGATGCCTTCTTCCGATTACCCTTCCAATTCATGAAGACCCGACCGCGCTTAATCAGTCAGAAAAAGCCCAATAAACGTATTAGGTAA
- a CDS encoding amidase — MRARMVKANTRNVIGSYCKWIAAGMIVTLTGCSLASAAPSPSLSSPSKTSESTSSLVTFQLQEATIAQMQDAMKSGALSSVELTAMYLNRVYAYDSSGIRLNSIPVLNPNVLKEAAQADQLRAQGINTGPLQGIPYTVKDSYKVKGLTVASGSPAFKNLMAKDDAFTVEKIRKSGGVLIGKTNMPPMAAGGMQRGVYGRAESPYNPNYLAAAWYSGSSNGSGVSTAANLAAFGMGEETVSSGRSPASNNGLIAYTPSRGLISIRGNWPLFPIRDVVVPHTRTVEDMLRLLDVIVVEDKITKGDFWREQKAVRLPSVNSVRPNSYLELRDTQALKGKRIGVPKIYIGKDHETTTPIKFRPSIQALWEKAVKDLTALGAEVVEVDFPLQVNSEKDRPTAKTPEERGLMPAKWSEKEFGLLNPYAAEEFLKSVGDPNFPSWANIDPATVFPNPPGSVDAKRGRDLGHYDVFIETIKKGVTPFEQIPQFHEGLRGLENVRKIDFENWMKQNNLDFIAFPANSNIGKADSDVNETSYEEAWENGNYFSNTNFLLREYGIPSVSVSMGAMKDTGMPVNLTMAGAAYSDNDLLRYAYSYEQATKNRPIATRTPALEDETFSYNPQTALPPSKRKETGAPALKLNASVKDDVLALEGSVTDQSEIAQLKVYVNGMRVAITEDKANWSAALPTTKFKQGGASQADTLHILVLAKDIYGNTAAQIKSVTLP, encoded by the coding sequence ATGCGCGCACGAATGGTAAAAGCGAATACAAGGAATGTAATCGGTAGCTATTGCAAATGGATCGCGGCTGGGATGATTGTAACTCTCACGGGATGCTCGCTTGCATCCGCCGCTCCTTCACCTTCACTCTCATCCCCAAGTAAAACTAGTGAATCTACCTCCTCCCTGGTTACATTTCAATTGCAAGAGGCTACGATTGCTCAGATGCAGGACGCGATGAAGTCAGGAGCACTGTCGAGTGTCGAGCTCACAGCCATGTACCTCAACCGGGTATACGCCTATGATTCTAGTGGCATTCGGCTGAATTCAATCCCTGTTCTAAATCCCAATGTGCTAAAAGAAGCTGCTCAGGCTGATCAGCTAAGGGCACAGGGGATTAATACCGGGCCTCTGCAAGGCATCCCCTACACAGTTAAAGACAGTTACAAGGTTAAAGGACTCACTGTTGCTTCTGGATCTCCGGCTTTTAAAAACCTGATGGCAAAAGATGATGCCTTTACTGTAGAGAAGATACGCAAATCCGGTGGAGTGCTAATTGGTAAAACCAACATGCCGCCAATGGCAGCAGGAGGAATGCAAAGAGGCGTTTATGGCCGTGCTGAAAGTCCGTACAATCCAAATTATTTGGCTGCAGCCTGGTACTCTGGCTCCTCTAACGGATCTGGCGTGTCAACAGCCGCCAACCTTGCTGCCTTTGGTATGGGGGAAGAAACAGTATCTTCTGGAAGATCACCAGCATCTAACAATGGTTTAATTGCCTACACGCCATCGCGGGGCTTAATCTCCATTCGGGGGAATTGGCCGCTTTTTCCTATACGGGATGTCGTGGTCCCACATACAAGAACTGTCGAGGACATGCTCCGCTTGCTTGACGTGATTGTTGTAGAGGATAAAATCACAAAAGGTGATTTCTGGCGAGAACAGAAAGCCGTTCGCCTCCCTTCTGTCAACAGTGTTCGTCCCAATTCCTATCTAGAGCTGCGAGATACTCAAGCTTTGAAAGGCAAACGAATCGGTGTTCCGAAAATCTATATCGGTAAGGACCATGAAACCACAACTCCGATTAAATTCAGACCTTCAATACAAGCATTATGGGAAAAAGCTGTAAAGGATTTAACAGCTCTTGGAGCTGAAGTTGTGGAAGTTGACTTCCCTTTGCAAGTGAACAGCGAGAAGGACCGACCAACAGCGAAAACACCTGAAGAACGTGGTTTGATGCCGGCAAAATGGAGTGAAAAGGAATTCGGGCTGCTTAATCCTTATGCAGCTGAGGAATTCCTTAAAAGTGTGGGCGATCCGAATTTCCCGTCATGGGCTAATATCGACCCTGCAACTGTCTTCCCGAATCCGCCCGGTTCGGTAGATGCCAAACGTGGCAGAGACCTTGGTCACTATGACGTATTCATTGAAACCATAAAGAAAGGCGTCACCCCTTTCGAACAAATTCCTCAGTTTCATGAAGGGTTGCGGGGGCTGGAAAATGTACGAAAGATAGATTTTGAAAATTGGATGAAGCAAAACAACCTTGATTTTATTGCTTTCCCGGCCAATTCGAATATTGGCAAGGCTGATTCTGATGTGAATGAAACGTCTTATGAGGAGGCTTGGGAGAATGGCAACTATTTCTCCAATACGAATTTCCTTCTACGCGAGTACGGGATCCCAAGTGTGTCTGTGAGTATGGGCGCAATGAAGGATACGGGTATGCCCGTCAATCTGACGATGGCAGGTGCCGCATATAGCGATAATGACCTGCTTCGATACGCTTATTCCTATGAGCAGGCAACCAAAAACCGTCCTATTGCAACACGCACGCCAGCGCTTGAGGATGAAACCTTTTCCTATAACCCGCAAACTGCTCTTCCACCCTCTAAACGCAAGGAAACAGGAGCCCCTGCACTTAAGTTGAATGCTTCGGTCAAAGACGATGTTCTCGCTTTGGAAGGTTCAGTCACAGATCAAAGCGAAATCGCGCAGCTCAAAGTTTATGTCAATGGCATGCGTGTCGCTATTACAGAAGATAAAGCTAATTGGTCAGCAGCGCTCCCAACTACTAAATTCAAGCAGGGAGGCGCCTCCCAAGCTGATACACTGCATATTCTCGTGCTGGCGAAGGATATTTACGGAAATACCGCAGCTCAAATCAAGTCTGTCACTTTACCCTAA
- a CDS encoding GNAT family N-acetyltransferase, which produces MNVKMIKCSREDVQILQEISIETFNDTFKDQNSPENMQAYLERAFNLKQLDKELANVSSEIFFIYFNEELAGYLKININDAQSEKMGDESLEVERIYIKNKFQKHGLGKHLLNKAIEIALGHHKKKVWLGVWEKNENAIAFYEKMGFVQTGAHSFYMGDEEQIDFIMTKTLIL; this is translated from the coding sequence ATGAATGTGAAAATGATCAAATGCAGCCGTGAAGATGTACAAATACTCCAAGAAATAAGCATTGAAACCTTCAACGATACTTTTAAAGATCAAAATTCACCTGAAAATATGCAAGCCTATCTGGAAAGAGCATTTAACTTGAAACAGCTGGATAAGGAATTGGCTAATGTCTCTTCAGAAATCTTTTTCATCTATTTCAATGAAGAACTTGCCGGATATTTGAAGATTAATATAAATGATGCCCAATCCGAAAAAATGGGTGATGAGTCACTCGAAGTGGAGAGGATTTATATTAAAAACAAATTTCAAAAACATGGGCTGGGTAAGCATCTGTTAAATAAAGCTATCGAAATTGCACTGGGACATCATAAAAAGAAGGTTTGGCTCGGTGTATGGGAAAAAAATGAAAATGCCATTGCTTTTTATGAGAAAATGGGGTTTGTTCAAACGGGTGCACACTCTTTTTATATGGGGGATGAAGAACAGATTGATTTCATAATGACCAAAACATTAATACTATAA
- a CDS encoding MarR family winged helix-turn-helix transcriptional regulator — protein MKEVLREIGMIARALDSISNIEFKEYDLTKGQYLYLVRICENPGIIQEKLAEMIKVDRTTASRAIQKLVINGFIEKKEDQHNKKINKLFPTEKGNSVYPFIKREHDYSDQVALAGFSESEVNTIFTLLQRVRKNISDEWEFVKKGNKRNY, from the coding sequence ATGAAGGAAGTACTTCGTGAAATTGGAATGATAGCAAGGGCATTAGATTCTATCAGTAATATTGAATTCAAAGAATATGACCTTACAAAAGGACAGTATTTATACCTTGTACGAATATGTGAAAACCCAGGAATTATTCAAGAAAAGTTAGCTGAGATGATAAAAGTAGATCGAACAACAGCATCTCGCGCTATCCAAAAACTTGTAATTAATGGTTTTATTGAAAAGAAAGAGGATCAGCATAACAAAAAAATTAATAAACTCTTTCCAACAGAAAAAGGAAACAGTGTTTATCCTTTCATAAAAAGAGAACATGATTATTCGGATCAAGTTGCATTAGCGGGATTTTCGGAAAGTGAAGTAAACACTATTTTTACTCTTCTTCAAAGAGTAAGAAAAAATATAAGTGATGAATGGGAATTCGTGAAAAAAGGGAACAAAAGAAATTATTAA
- a CDS encoding dihydrodipicolinate synthase family protein, which yields MFHGLSAFPLTPVNETGINEKAFVALIQRLVAAGVDSIGALGSTGNYAYLNREERFRVLQLAVHSADGIPVMTSISAIRTLEVLRLAEDAQKAGASAVLLAPISYQALTNEEVFSLYEQVTRSLSIPLCVYDNPGTSHFHFSDELHGRIAELPHVGSIKIPGVPTDPEAAKTRIKKLRESIPPHVTIGVSGDSFAVTGLNAGCEAWYSVLAGLFPKACLKITRLAQDGFADEAERLSTLLEPIWTLFHQYGSLRVVSAAAEISGLISSPSLPLPLQPLNQSAREHLKLILKNLQE from the coding sequence ATGTTCCACGGATTATCTGCTTTTCCACTCACCCCGGTGAATGAGACAGGCATTAACGAAAAAGCATTTGTAGCACTGATTCAACGATTAGTTGCAGCTGGTGTAGACTCAATTGGGGCATTGGGTTCAACTGGAAATTATGCATATCTTAATCGAGAAGAACGTTTCCGGGTTCTTCAACTTGCTGTCCACTCAGCAGACGGGATTCCCGTGATGACAAGTATAAGTGCGATTCGTACCTTAGAAGTACTTCGATTAGCGGAAGATGCACAAAAAGCAGGAGCAAGTGCAGTGCTGCTAGCCCCTATCTCCTATCAAGCACTAACGAATGAAGAAGTATTTTCACTCTATGAACAGGTAACCCGTTCACTCTCCATTCCACTTTGTGTCTATGATAATCCAGGTACCTCCCATTTTCATTTCAGTGACGAATTGCACGGCCGAATTGCTGAGTTACCTCATGTTGGTTCTATTAAGATTCCCGGAGTACCTACTGATCCCGAAGCAGCCAAGACACGCATCAAAAAACTACGAGAGTCGATTCCTCCCCATGTAACTATAGGAGTAAGTGGAGATTCATTTGCAGTCACCGGCTTGAATGCAGGTTGTGAAGCATGGTACTCCGTTCTCGCTGGTTTGTTTCCAAAGGCATGTCTAAAAATAACCCGATTGGCCCAGGACGGTTTTGCTGACGAAGCAGAACGACTCTCGACACTACTTGAACCTATTTGGACGTTATTTCATCAGTATGGTAGCCTTCGTGTTGTTTCAGCAGCAGCAGAAATAAGTGGCTTAATCTCAAGTCCCAGTCTTCCTTTGCCCTTACAACCATTGAATCAATCAGCTAGAGAACACTTGAAACTTATACTAAAGAATCTTCAGGAATGA